In the Lepidochelys kempii isolate rLepKem1 chromosome 3, rLepKem1.hap2, whole genome shotgun sequence genome, one interval contains:
- the LOC140908169 gene encoding nuclear receptor subfamily 0 group B member 2-like, protein MASQASPEKFRKCQCETSHPQSILYQILNKAQDETTWHPQDYHPCYSISSAGCPCEGNRKVVLRTPEVTCMRASEVLLKTITFIRNLPSFYHLPQEDQALLVQQCWAPLFVLGLAQEWVDFELKELSVPSLLKKILLNQSLTDSDNVENSSLGASLADVQKMRNFLENFWNSDICAKEYAYLKGIILFNPELPGLRFRHYVQTLQQEAQRTLMEFSSMMYNRNLGRFAWILGLLASLKAINAETIAELFFRPILGEVNLNDLLLETLYFKQDLL, encoded by the exons ATGGCTAGTCAGGCCTCACCTGAGAAGTTTAGAAAATGCCAGTGTGAGACAAGTCATCCCCAGAGCATCCTTTACCAGATTCTTAACAAAGCGCAGGATGAGACCACATGGCATCCCCAGGACTACCATCCTTGCTACTCGATATCAAGTGCTGGCTGTCCCTGTGAAGGCAACAGGAAAGTTGTCCTCAGAACTCCAGAAGTCACCTGCATGAGAGCTTCTGAAGTACTCTTAAAGACGATAACTTTTATAAGAAACTTGCCTTCTTTTTATCATTTGCCCCAGGAGGATCAGGCACTTCTAGTTCAACAGTGCTGGGCCCCTCTCTTTGTCTTGGGCTTggcacaggagtgggtggatttTGAACTGAAAGAGCTTTCAGTCCCTAGTTTGTTGAAAAAAATCCTTCTCAATCAGTCTCTGACAGATAGTGACAACGTGGAGAACTCCTCCCTGGGAGCATCATTAGCAGATGTTCAGAAGATGAGGAATTTCCTGGAGAACTTCTGGAATTCAGACATATGTGCAAAAGAATATGCCTATCTGAAAGGAATTATTCTCTTTAACCCTG AACTGCCTGGCCTAAGATTTCGTCACTATGTGCAAACCCTGCAGCAGGAAGCCCAGCGCACTCTGATGGAATTTAGTTCAATGATGTACAACAGAAACCTAGGCAGATTTGCTTGGATTCTTGGGCTGCTCGCGAGCCTCAAAGCCATTAATGCAGAGACTattgcagaactcttcttcagaccTATTTTAGGAGAGGTTAACCTAAATGATTTACTTCTAGAAACCCTGTATTTCAAGCAAGACCTACTTTAA